A region from the Aquimarina sp. ERC-38 genome encodes:
- the dinB gene encoding DNA polymerase IV gives MKTAILHFDLDTFFVSCERLMNSELVNKPVLVGGTGDRGVVAACSYETRPFGVHSGMSMRIAQQLCPEAVFVKGNSMSYMRYSEMVTQIIREAVPALERASVDEFYADLTGMDRFFGTYKFAKELRTKIIKETGLPISFGLSQNKTVSKVATGEAKPNNQIKIDEGFEKKFLAPLAIRKIPMVGKASAEILRNLGIHEVRLLQQMPVEMVESVLGKNGRTIWERANGIDNRPIVLFNDRKSISTERTYNLDTIDVVKLQATLIAMGEHLAYNLRRENKLTSCVAVKIRYSNFDTETKQVRIPYTSADHIILPKLQDLFAKLYNRRLLVRLIGIRFSNIVGGNYQINMFDDSTSKLNLYNALDTIKNRYGASAVIRASTLGVKTIRDRRNPFKDAPPILYAHRKQ, from the coding sequence ATGAAAACCGCTATTCTACATTTTGACCTGGATACTTTTTTCGTTTCCTGTGAACGTTTAATGAATTCTGAACTGGTGAACAAACCAGTACTGGTAGGGGGTACGGGAGACCGGGGGGTCGTAGCTGCTTGTAGTTATGAAACCCGGCCTTTTGGGGTACATTCCGGAATGTCCATGCGGATCGCCCAACAACTATGCCCTGAAGCCGTTTTTGTAAAAGGGAATTCAATGTCCTACATGCGCTATTCTGAAATGGTAACCCAGATTATTAGGGAAGCCGTACCTGCCTTAGAACGGGCAAGCGTGGATGAGTTTTACGCAGATTTAACGGGTATGGATAGGTTTTTTGGCACCTACAAATTTGCTAAAGAACTGCGTACTAAAATTATTAAGGAAACAGGCTTGCCTATTTCTTTTGGCTTATCACAAAACAAAACCGTCAGTAAAGTAGCTACCGGAGAAGCGAAACCTAATAACCAGATTAAAATTGATGAGGGCTTCGAGAAAAAGTTCTTAGCCCCGTTAGCTATCCGGAAGATACCTATGGTGGGTAAAGCTTCTGCTGAAATTTTACGCAATTTGGGGATCCACGAAGTTCGCTTATTACAGCAAATGCCGGTTGAAATGGTAGAATCCGTACTAGGTAAAAATGGAAGGACTATCTGGGAACGGGCTAATGGTATTGATAACCGGCCTATTGTACTTTTTAACGATAGAAAGTCTATTTCTACCGAGCGAACGTATAACCTGGATACCATTGATGTTGTTAAACTACAGGCAACACTCATTGCCATGGGCGAACATCTGGCCTACAACCTACGCAGGGAAAATAAGTTAACCTCCTGCGTGGCAGTAAAGATCCGGTATTCTAATTTTGATACGGAAACCAAGCAGGTACGTATCCCTTATACCAGTGCGGATCATATCATCTTACCGAAGCTTCAGGATTTATTTGCTAAACTTTACAATCGTAGGTTATTAGTTCGGTTAATTGGAATTCGGTTCTCCAATATTGTAGGCGGTAATTACCAAATCAATATGTTTGACGATAGTACGAGTAAACTTAATCTATACAACGCCTTGGATACGATTAAAAACCGTTACGGGGCTTCGGCTGTAATCCGGGCATCTACTTTGGGAGTGAAAACCATTCGTGACCGGAGAAACCCTTTTAAAGATGCCCCACCTATTCTTTACGCCCATAGAAAACAGTAA
- a CDS encoding ABC transporter substrate-binding protein, with protein sequence MQQITLALDWTPNTNHLGFFIAKEKEFYKEKGIDLNIIDPSKDNYQETPAKKVELGKADLALCPLESIISYQTKSKPFDLIAIAALLQEDLSAIVTRNDGSIATPKDLDGKIYASYKARYEDEIVKCMIKNDGGEGNLDLTYPEKLGIWDTILNGAYDATWIFMNWEAQQEGISNKNLNYFKMKDYGIPYSYSPVIAVSQKKLLEQGDTYRNFLSATKKGYIYAKENQTEALAILTKVVPKKDHLINLEKSLEATIPYFGTQDWGHMDSQNVTDFLNWLAEHQLEKQELKPDQLFTNNYLEK encoded by the coding sequence ATGCAACAAATAACACTAGCCTTAGACTGGACGCCTAATACAAATCATTTAGGTTTTTTTATTGCTAAAGAAAAAGAGTTTTATAAAGAAAAGGGTATTGACCTTAACATTATAGATCCTTCCAAAGATAACTACCAGGAAACTCCGGCAAAAAAAGTAGAACTAGGCAAAGCTGATCTGGCTTTATGTCCGCTGGAAAGTATTATCAGTTACCAAACAAAATCCAAACCCTTTGATTTAATTGCTATAGCCGCACTCTTACAAGAAGATTTAAGTGCAATTGTTACCCGTAATGACGGATCCATAGCAACCCCTAAAGATTTAGATGGAAAAATATATGCCTCTTACAAAGCCCGTTATGAAGACGAAATCGTTAAATGCATGATAAAAAACGACGGTGGCGAAGGCAACTTAGACCTTACATACCCTGAGAAGTTAGGAATTTGGGATACCATTTTAAATGGTGCATACGATGCTACGTGGATTTTTATGAATTGGGAAGCACAGCAAGAAGGTATTTCTAATAAAAACCTAAATTATTTTAAAATGAAGGACTATGGTATTCCTTATTCGTATTCTCCGGTTATTGCAGTAAGTCAAAAAAAGCTTTTAGAGCAAGGTGATACTTACCGCAATTTTTTATCAGCTACTAAAAAAGGGTATATATACGCAAAAGAAAATCAAACCGAAGCATTAGCAATTTTGACGAAAGTAGTTCCTAAAAAAGACCATTTGATCAACCTAGAAAAATCACTGGAAGCTACAATTCCTTATTTTGGAACACAAGATTGGGGGCATATGGATTCTCAAAATGTTACTGATTTTTTAAATTGGTTAGCTGAGCATCAATTAGAAAAACAAGAACTTAAACCCGATCAGTTGTTCACCAATAATTATTTAGAAAAATAA